One Betta splendens chromosome 16, fBetSpl5.4, whole genome shotgun sequence genomic window carries:
- the si:dkey-17m8.1 gene encoding C-Jun-amino-terminal kinase-interacting protein 4 isoform X4, giving the protein MEYNEKVLCATGEVELDPNIVSEEAGKLYSELQTVIETHGEAVVESLVPIFVWVLEGLATCKAQLRDTEEEVEREKAEREELLEKYQAEKSLRKECQERYLELDDQTEQERRAMRGREKERERRETELEKKARAQADQVVALEEQKANLSRELSTLKHTHSKLSHTYRDLLEKRKDSERDSPLRNHARVRNADFPSIQNSESSINEKIIQRPHSNSGPPCLEALVVKEDRMNSNEEKPTEDQFVNYIISSTPELAQFHGVEASTPVRSSTEEPPTEESSASLEQEMTEEKQEEEEHNVEEMQKNGEEEHEVEEDDSLEWELRNTDSVFSELSEMSRDYVESVDQGASIRGSTDQFEEILSQYEELKVTNELAEAARKALISRVVELTDDRAALNLEMASLQETVSRLEGRMREKEEETKRLRKELEACQSEDSDASLTTSMRHFSRSEMARVVMEKNQYKQRLFELQEALRRSQTLRATKEVKLTEEKRSGVWRKFNRFFGLSKESFIPPPVSALALQGSPSLTRCPLSSPQMPVVSQTPAESSAAAAAAAALSPRVRRKELYRDIRSHVWGTLGKRQLHGWSTPVANKQGSQDPVSEPKDVPVLVHLRLLDQRDSTAKLNCAVAVTPEVSGEATCSVWVVSGPASSSDITVIDPARSNTVLDQFSLPPTAPALCICAVPPVADTAGTVWIGTQEGSILVHSASAGRRRCLQSVSLTEGVHSLTYSQGQVLAGLADGTLAFFSHSSGGWNLQSYEVMSLGSNPLQPIRCCLEKSGRLWVGYWNKVHVVDLENKKVEQMFSVSERSEQQVRFLCAGGSGVWTSCRLDPVLRLFDWSTGRPLQEVDFTTLVTKTLGQAYLTLSPLQISSLAVISGRLWVGTGGGAIFSIPLSITSEAVSIPYCSIASAQLCYHGHRQAVRFIIAAPGCLMTSPGSSTLATSQLILSGGEGYINFRIGDDASDGSVELSQASPPRSERSHMIIWQNPTACVPSPAF; this is encoded by the exons cgGTATTTGGAGCTCGATGACCAAACTGAACAGGAGAGGAGAGCCAtgagggggagagaaaaggaaagggaACGGCgagagacagagctggagaagAAAGCAAGAGCCCAAGCTGATCAGG TGGTGGCCTTGGAGGAGCAAAAAGCAAACCTGAGCAGAGAACTGAGCAcgctgaagcacacacacagcaag TTGTCCCACACATACCGGGACCTTTTGGAAAAGAGAAAGGATTCCGAAAGAGATTCACCTTTGAG GAACCATGCGCGTGTCAGGAATGCCGACTTTCCATCCATTCAAAACTCAGAATCCAGTATTAATGAAAAG ATAATTCAAAGACCACATTCAAACTCCGGTCCCCCGTGTTTAGAAGCACTAGTAGTTAAGGAAGACAGGATGAACAGTAATGAAGAAAAGCCCACTGAAGACCAATTTGTCAATTACATCATAAGCTCCACTCCTGAACTGGCACAATTTCATGGTGTGGAAGCAAG CACCCCAGTTAGATCGAGCACAGAGGAGCCACCAACAGAGGAGTCAAGTGCCAGCCTGGAGCAGGAGAtgacagaggagaagcaggaggaggaggaacacaacGTGGAAGAGATGCAGAAAAATGGCGAGGAAGAGCACgaggtggaggaagacgacAGTTTGGAGTGGGAGCTACGCAACACTGACTCCGTGTTCTCTGAACTGTCGGAGATGAGTCGAGATTACGTGGAGAGTGTAGATCAGGGGGCCAGCATCAGAG GCAGTACAGACCAGTTTGAGGAGATTCTTTCTCAGTATGAGGAACTGAAAGTCACCAA TGAGTTGGCAGAGGCTGCTCGTAAAGCATTGATATCTCGGGTGGTAGAGCTCACTGACGACCGGGCAGCTCTGAACCTGGAAATGGCCTCGCTGCAGGAAACCGTTTCACGGTTGGAGGGCCGcatgagggagaaggaggaggaaaccaaGAG ACTAAGGAAAGAACTAGAAGCTTGCCAATCTGAGGATTCTGAC GCCTCTTTAACTACATCCATGCGCCACTTTTCTCGCTCTGAAATGGCTCGTGTGGTTATGGAAAAGAACCAGTATAAACAGCGTCTctttgagctgcaggaggccttAAGACGCAGCCAAACACTCAG AGCAACTAAGGAAGTGAAGTTAACAGAGGAGAAACGCTCGGGTGTTTGGAGAAA GTTTAATCGCTTCTTCGGCCTGTCAAAGGAATCCTTCATCCCACCTCCTGTTTCTGCATTAGCCCTGCAAGGCTCTCCATCACTCACTCGATGTCCTCTGTCATCTCCCCAAATGCCAGTCGTCAGTCAGACTCCGGCTGA atcatctgctgctgctgctgctgctgctgctctctcgCCTCGCGTCAGAAGAAAAGAACTCTACAGAGACATCCGCTCGCACGTTTGGGGAACTCTGGGGAAACGGCAGCTACACGGCTGGAGCACACCTGTGGCGAACAAACAG GGGTCCCAGGATCCTGTTTCAGAGCCCAAAGATGTGCCTGTTCTTGTTCATCTGAGACTGTTGGATCAAAGAGACTCCACTGCTAAG CTGAACTGTGCCGTTGCTGTCACGCCTGAGGTCTCCGGAGAGGCCACA TGTTCTGTGTGGGTAGTTTCTGGGCCTGCCTCCAGCAGTGATATTACAGTGATTGATCCAGCACGGTCCAACACAGTACTGGATCAGTTCAGCCTCCCACCCACAGCTCCTGCCCTCTGCATCTGTGCAGTGCCTCCTGTAG CTGACACTGCAGGAACTGTGTGGATTGGAACTCAGGAAGGAAG TATTCTGGTGCACTCGGCCTCTGCTGGCAGGAGACGCTGTCTGCAGTCGGTTTCCCTGACAGAAGGTGTTCATTCACTTAC ATATTCCCAGGGTCAAGTTCTGGCTGGACTAGCTGACGGGACCTTAGCCTTTTTCTCACACAGTTCAG GGGGCTGGAATTTACAGTCCTATGAAGTGATGTCCCTGGGATCCAACCCCTTGCAGCCCATTCGTTGCTGCCTTGAAAAAAGTGGCCGCTTGTGGGTGGGGTATTGGAACAAAGTCCATGTGGTTGACCTTGAAAATAAGAAAGTCGAG CAAATGTTCTCAGTCTCCGAACGCAGTGAACAGCAGGTTCGTTTCCTGTGTGCTGGGGGAAGCGGTGTTTGGACATCGTGCCGACTGGACCCAGTCCTCAGGCTGTTTGACTGGTCCACGGGTCGGCCACTACAGGAAGTTGATTTCACTACTTTGGTCACTAAAACATTAG gTCAAGCCTACTTGACACTCTCACCTCTCCAGATCTCCTCTCTTGCAGTCATCTCTGGCCGACTGTGGGTGGGCACTGGAGGTGGTGCCATTTTTTCCATCCCGTTATCCATaa CATCAGAAGCTGTTTCCATCCCATACTGCTCCATTGCATCAGCCCAGCTGTGCTACCATGGACACAGACAAGCTGTCAGATTTATCATTGCAGCACCTG GTTGTTTGATGACGTCTCCCGGCAGCAGCACTCTTGCTACCTCTCAGCTCATCCTCAGTGGAGGAGAGGGCTACATCAACTTTCGAATTG GAGATGATGCAAGTGATGGATCGGTGGAATTGTCCCAGGCTTCACCTCCACGGTCTGAGCGCAGTCACATGATCATCTGGCAGAATCCCACCGCGTGTGTGCCCAGTCCTGCCTTCTGA